A single region of the Lotus japonicus ecotype B-129 chromosome 4, LjGifu_v1.2 genome encodes:
- the LOC130713519 gene encoding benzaldehyde dehydrogenase, mitochondrial-like translates to MAARTLSYLLSRSRSLSSSSGAASLLPSLGGKSGGWRNSNSHRYSTAAEVEELITPQVSINYTQHLINGKFVDAASGKTFPAYDPRTGDVIAHVAEGDAEDVNRAVAAARKAFDEGPWPRMTAYERSRILLRFADLVEKHNDEIAALETWNNGKPYEQAAKAEVPMLVRLFRYYAGWADKIHGLTVPADGNYHVQTLHEPIGVAGQIIPWNFPLIMFAWKVGPALACGNTIVLKTAEQTPLTALVVAKLLHEAGLPPGVLNIVSGYGPTVGAPLASHMDVDKLAFTGSTDTGKVVLGLAAKSNLKPVTLELGGKSPFIVCEDADVDKAVELAHFALFFNQGQCCCAGSRTFVHERVYDEFLEKSKKRALRRVVGDPFKKGVEQGPQIDTEQFEKILRYIKSGIESNATLECGGDRLGSKGFYVQPTVFSNVQDDMLIAQDEIFGPVQTIFKFKEIDEVIRRANSTRYGLAAGVFTQNLATANTLMRALRAGTVWINCFDVFDAAIPFGGYKMSGIGREKGIYSLLNYLQVKAVVTPLKNPAWL, encoded by the exons atggctGCTCGCACTCTTTCTTATCTGCTTTCTCGCTCTcgctctctttcttcttcttctggagctgcttctctgcttccctcACTTG GAGGAAAATCTGGAGGGTGGAGAAACAGTAACAGTCACAGATATAGTACTGCAGCAGAAGTTGAGGAATTGATCACTCCACAAGTTTCAATCAATTACACACAGCATCTCATAAATGGGAAATTTGTGGATGCTGCATCAG GGAAAACTTTTCCAGCCTATGACCCGCGCACAGGGGATGTGATTGCTCATGTTGCTGAAGGCGATGCTGAAGATGTCAACCGTGCGGTGGCAGCAGCTCGCAAGGCCTTTGATGAAGGCCCTTGGCCAAGAATGACTGCTTAT GAAAGAAGTCGGATATTGCTGCGCTTCGCTGATTTGGTTGAGAAGCACAACGATGAGATTGCAGCTCTGGAGACATGGAACAATGGAAAGCCTTATGAACAGGCAGCCAAGGCTGAAGTGCCAATGTTGGTGCGTTTATTTCGCTATTATGCTG GCTGGGCAGATAAAATTCATGGGTTGACTGTCCCTGCTGATGGAAATTATCATGTCCAGACATTGCATGAACCAATTGGTGTAGCAGGACAAATTATACCTTGGAACTTTCCTCTAATTATGTTTGCTTGGAAAGTTGGACCAGCTCTAGCATGTGGTAACACCATTGTCCTTAAGACTGCTGAGCAAACACCGCTAACGGCTCTTGTTGTGGCAAAATTACTTCATGAG GCTGGTCTTCCCCCAGGTGTTCTGAACATAGTTTCCGGGTATGGTCCGACTGTTGGTGCACCTCTTGCAAGTCACATGGATGTGGACAAG CTAGCATTCACTGGATCAACTGATACTGGAAAAGTTGTACTTGGATTGGCTGCAAAAAGTAATCTTAAGCCAGTGACATTGGAGCTTGGAGGGAAATCACCTTTCATAGTATGTGAGGATGCTGATGTTGACAAGGCTGTTGAGCTTGCACACTTCGCTCTGTTCTTTAATCAG GGGCAATGTTGCTGTGCTGGGTCTCGAACCTTTGTACATGAGCGTGTCTATGATGAGTTCTTGGAGAAATCAAAGAAACGGGCTTTGAGGCGTGTTGTTGGTGATCCGTTCAAAAAGGGTGTTGAACAAGGTCCTCAG ATTGATACAGAACAATTCGAGAAAATTCTTAGGTACATCAAATCTGGAATTGAAAGCAATGCCACCCTTGAGTGTGGCGGTGATCGATTGGGGTCAAAAGGCTTCTATGTCCAGCCAACCGTCTTCTCAAATGTTCAG GATGATATGCTGATAGCACAAGATGAAATCTTTGGCCCTGTTCAGACCATTTTCAAATTCAA GGAAATTGATGAAGTAATTCGACGGGCAAATTCAACGCGGTATGGTCTAGCGGCTGGTGTGTTCACCCAGAACTTGGCCACTGCCAACACTTTGATGAGGGCACTGAGAGCTGGAACTGTGTGGATCAATTGCTTTGATGTGTTTGATGCTGCAATTCCTTTTGGTGGTTACAAGATGAGTGGGATTGGAAGGGAGAAAGGGATCTACAGTCTTCTCAACTACCTTCAGGTGAAAGCTGTTGTCACACCATTGAAGAATCCTGCGTGGCTGTAA
- the LOC130712986 gene encoding uncharacterized protein LOC130712986: MDSAHGGMKVGWRLPSSEFLKLNVEGSYWAEGDQMGGGRSIRDAAGKWILGSVNHGSAFIAESLALRDGLHMAWNPGTRRLLCESDCKVLVDTLKPSLIAHHAQAGILHEIRDLLDRQCRVDLS; this comes from the coding sequence ATGGACAGTGCTCATGGCGGGATGAAGGTTGGTTGGAGGCTCCCGTCGTCGGAGTTCTTGAAGTTAAACGTTGAGGGAAGCTACTGGGCAGAAGGAGATCAGATGGGTGGGGGTAGATCCATTCGAGATGCTGCAGGAAAGTGGATCCTAGGTTCTGTGAATCATGGTAGTGCTTTTATCGCTGAATCTCTGGCTCTCCGAGATGGACTTCACATGGCGTGGAATCCTGGAACGCGTAGGCTCCTTTGTGAATCCGACTGTAAGGTGCTGGTTGATACTCTGAAGCCCAGCCTCATTGCTCATCATGCTCAAGCTGGAATTTTGCATGAGATCCGCGATCTTTTGGACCGGCAGTGCCGTGTAGATCTGTCTTAG
- the LOC130712987 gene encoding spermidine synthase 1-like, with the protein MGKETIVASQYPSKSEVQDDNLDQQIQNLMASASDAGKENHAGGIKGTYAFQGWYADESWQGEAHMYKMEKIIFQGKSEFQELLVFESSSHGKVAILDGYIQLTESDEFAYQEMLTHLALCSIPNPKKVLLVGGGDGGILREISRHASIEHIDICELDKMVIDVYKKYFPNIAVGYKDPRVHVHIGDGIAFIKSAPKGTYDAIILDAFDPMGPIAKELADSCFLESVAKALRPGGVLSTAADSLWHKNFVIADTIANCKKIFKGSVNYAWTTVPTYASGVIGFMLCSTEGPQVNFKNPINPLSPENYGVAKGPPKFYNSEIHTAAFCLPSFVDKAIDPKGIAINI; encoded by the exons ATGGGCAAAGAAACTATTGTTGCTTCCCAGTATCCTAGTAAATCAGAAGTGCAAGACGATAATTTAGATCAACAAATTCAAAACCTTATGGCATCAGCATCTGATGCCGGAAAGGAGAATCATGCAGGAGGGATTAAGGGAACATATGCATTTCAGGGGTGGTATGCTGATGAATCATGGCAGG GTGAAGCACACATGTATAAGATGGAAAAAATCATATTCCAAGGGAAATCAGAATTCCAAGAGCTTCTTGTATttgag TCATCCAGCCATGGCAAGGTTGCAATTCTTGATGGCTATATTCAGCTGACCGAGAGTGACGAATTTGCTTACCAAGAGATGCTCACCCACCTTGCACTCTGCTCCATTCCAAATCCAAAGAAG GTGTTGCTCGTTGGAGGGGGAGATGGTGGAATTCTTAGAGAAATATCTCGCCATGCTTCTATTGAGCATATTGATATATGTGAACTAGACAAAATGGTGATCGAT GTTTATAAGAAGTATTTCCCGAATATAGCAGTTGGTTACAAGGATCCTAGAGTCCATGTTCATATTGGTGATG GAATTGCGTTCATCAAATCTGCTCCTAAGGGAACTTATGATGCTATTATACTGGATGCTTTCGATCCAATGg GACCAATTGCAAAAGAGCTTGCAGATAGTTGCTTCTTAGAATCAGTAGCTAAAGCACTTCGACCTGGGGGAGTGCTTTCTACTGCAGCAGACAGCTTGTGGCATAAGAACTTTGTCATTGCTGATACTATAGCAAATTGCAAGAAGATATTCAAAGGCTCAGTTAACTATGCTTGGACAACAGTTCCTACATATGCAAG TGGAGTGATTGGATTCATGCTTTGCTCCACAGAGGGACCCCAAGTCAACTTCAAAAACCCAATAAATCCACTGAGTCCAGAGAATTATGGTGTAGCAAAAGGACCTCCTAAGTTTTATAACTCAGAG ATCCATACTGCTGCATTCTGTCTGCCTTCTTTTGTAGACAAGGCTATTGATCCAAAAGGAATTGCAATTAATATTTGa